In uncultured Desulfuromusa sp., a genomic segment contains:
- a CDS encoding pitrilysin family protein, producing MYRFFITGLFVFLFIGPEIVFAQTLADKVQEYKLDNGATVLLVERHTSPTVAAYISFRVGGANETSQERGVAHLLEHMLFKGTKTLGTKNYAAEKKLLQKIKNTGQRIDALKFRTETDSEQLQQLQEELTALQAEHRKLVVKNEFSRIYGENGGVGYNAFTGKDSTTYLINLPANKLELWAAIESDRLQNAVFREFYTERDVVHEERRRSYESSPRGMMYETLLAAAYEVHPYRNPIIGWNSDIETLDPDQIREFFDKYYTPVNMVITLVGDFQSETTLQMIERYFGRLKPGVPVPPVVDREPEQKGERRVAINFDAEQQLMIAYHKPTMPQREDYVFDLLMQVLSEGRTSRLYKSLVVDKQLVTDVNVFGAPGSRYDNLMVLSLTPRNGRSPKEVEAAVYTELERLKSEPLSSRDLDIARKQIMTSILRGLRGNSGLARMLSSYQTLGDWRYLVDYEDHLSSITPKDIMDVAKRYLQADNRTVVTLMREGQS from the coding sequence ATGTATCGTTTTTTTATAACAGGTTTGTTTGTCTTTTTGTTTATTGGTCCCGAAATAGTCTTTGCACAAACGCTAGCTGATAAAGTTCAGGAATACAAGCTGGATAATGGTGCAACAGTTCTTTTGGTGGAACGACACACCTCGCCAACCGTTGCTGCTTACATCAGCTTTCGTGTTGGTGGTGCCAATGAAACCAGCCAGGAGCGTGGAGTGGCCCACCTTCTTGAGCATATGTTGTTCAAGGGCACAAAAACTCTGGGAACTAAAAATTATGCTGCTGAAAAAAAACTTCTACAAAAGATAAAAAACACAGGACAGAGAATTGATGCGCTGAAGTTCAGAACGGAGACTGATTCGGAGCAATTGCAACAATTGCAGGAGGAGCTGACCGCACTGCAAGCTGAACATCGGAAACTTGTTGTTAAAAATGAATTTTCGAGGATTTACGGAGAAAATGGCGGAGTAGGTTATAATGCCTTTACCGGAAAAGATTCAACCACGTATCTGATTAATTTGCCTGCAAACAAGCTTGAACTTTGGGCGGCAATTGAATCCGATCGTCTCCAAAATGCAGTTTTCCGAGAGTTTTATACGGAGCGGGATGTCGTTCATGAAGAAAGGCGTCGTTCTTATGAAAGTAGCCCAAGGGGGATGATGTATGAAACTCTTTTGGCTGCTGCTTACGAGGTGCATCCCTACCGCAACCCTATAATTGGTTGGAATTCAGATATTGAAACACTTGACCCGGATCAGATTCGGGAATTTTTTGATAAATATTATACCCCTGTTAATATGGTGATTACTCTGGTTGGGGATTTTCAGAGCGAGACTACTCTCCAGATGATTGAGCGTTATTTTGGTCGGTTGAAACCGGGAGTTCCTGTTCCGCCTGTTGTTGACAGGGAGCCCGAACAGAAAGGAGAGCGTCGGGTTGCTATTAATTTTGATGCTGAGCAACAATTGATGATTGCCTACCACAAACCGACTATGCCTCAGCGCGAAGATTATGTTTTTGACCTCTTAATGCAGGTTCTGTCAGAAGGAAGAACTTCGAGACTTTATAAATCCCTGGTTGTCGACAAGCAATTAGTGACAGACGTCAATGTTTTTGGGGCTCCCGGATCCCGGTATGATAATTTGATGGTTTTGAGCTTGACTCCAAGGAACGGCAGATCGCCAAAAGAGGTGGAAGCTGCCGTTTATACGGAATTGGAACGTTTGAAATCAGAACCTCTCAGCTCCAGGGATCTCGATATCGCCCGCAAGCAGATCATGACTTCAATTCTTCGCGGACTGAGAGGGAATAGCGGTCTTGCCAGAATGTTATCTTCCTATCAAACTCTTGGTGATTGGCGTTACCTGGTCGACTATGAGGATCATCTGAGTTCAATTACCCCCAAAGACATCATGGATGTCGCAAAACGTTATTTGCAGGCTGATAATAGGACCGTGGTGACCTTAATGCGTGAGGGGCAGAGTTAA
- the pfkA gene encoding 6-phosphofructokinase — protein MKRIAVLTSGGDCSGMNATLRAVVRAGLASGLEVIGIQKGFQGLIDRLYDHMTTRSVSNILQRGGTFLQSARCKEMRTEAGLKLASENLKGMGVEGLIVIGGDGSLKGGYAIHQQGIQVIGIPASIDNDIPFTDYSLGVDTALNNIVHAVDNLKDTASSHDRTFVVETMGRSCGFLAVASAIAAGAEYSLIPEEPYNLDHICTDLRQRFQEGRTNSIIMVAEGAGKAEDIADQIKHRIGFETRIIVLGHYQRGGSPSVFDRILGARFGQAAVESLIKGHGGMMVGLQGSDIILTDLAGVTSSGIRPINPMLPRLANQLLA, from the coding sequence ATGAAACGGATAGCAGTTTTAACCAGTGGAGGGGATTGTTCCGGAATGAATGCGACGCTACGTGCTGTTGTTCGCGCCGGCTTAGCTTCAGGATTAGAAGTGATTGGCATCCAGAAAGGCTTTCAGGGGCTGATTGATCGACTTTATGACCACATGACGACGAGATCAGTGAGTAATATTCTCCAACGTGGGGGAACTTTTTTACAAAGTGCACGTTGTAAGGAAATGCGAACTGAAGCCGGATTAAAATTAGCCAGTGAAAACCTGAAAGGCATGGGAGTTGAAGGACTTATCGTGATTGGTGGCGATGGCTCACTCAAGGGTGGCTACGCTATTCATCAACAAGGGATACAAGTCATTGGCATCCCGGCATCAATCGATAATGACATTCCTTTTACCGATTATTCCCTTGGGGTTGATACCGCTCTTAACAACATCGTTCATGCTGTTGACAATCTAAAAGACACAGCGTCATCCCATGATCGAACTTTTGTTGTCGAAACCATGGGGCGAAGTTGCGGGTTTCTAGCTGTTGCTTCAGCCATTGCCGCGGGAGCAGAATACAGTTTAATCCCTGAAGAACCGTACAATCTTGACCACATCTGTACGGATTTACGTCAGCGTTTTCAAGAAGGACGAACCAATTCAATTATCATGGTAGCAGAGGGTGCAGGAAAGGCAGAAGATATTGCCGATCAGATAAAACATCGCATTGGATTTGAAACAAGAATTATTGTGCTGGGTCATTATCAACGCGGTGGTTCTCCTTCGGTTTTCGATCGTATTCTTGGCGCACGTTTTGGACAGGCAGCTGTTGAAAGTCTGATCAAAGGACATGGCGGAATGATGGTTGGGCTACAGGGCTCTGATATCATCCTCACTGATCTTGCCGGCGTCACCTCTTCCGGGATTCGCCCCATCAATCCCATGCTGCCAAGACTTGCAAATCAACTGCTGGCCTGA
- a CDS encoding patatin-like phospholipase family protein, translating to MNVDNKTISLVLGSGGARGLAHIGVIQVLEERGYLIRSISGSSMGALIGGIYAAGELDTYSEWVCALDRIDVLRLLDFSFSGAALFKGDKIINTLRELIGDRNIEDLPISFTAVATDLEESKEVWLSSGSLFSAIRASISFPTIFSAFPYKGKTLVDGGLLNPIPIAPTLRDQTGLTIAVGLCGKPRHLLDAPVPTQHAEGKQNKYQQKIIDFIDGLQRKNGNKEPDTGMFDIISKSLDAMQSTISSFKLAAYSPDIVIEIPKNVCTIYEFERAEELIEIGRQEATARLNEFDDSI from the coding sequence ATGAATGTTGATAACAAAACAATATCGTTAGTCTTAGGGAGCGGCGGGGCTCGTGGTTTAGCGCATATCGGTGTCATTCAGGTGTTGGAAGAGCGGGGTTATCTTATCCGCTCCATTTCCGGATCATCCATGGGGGCACTCATTGGCGGGATTTATGCGGCCGGGGAATTGGACACTTACTCAGAGTGGGTTTGTGCGCTGGATCGAATTGATGTTCTCCGATTACTTGATTTTTCATTTAGTGGTGCCGCGCTCTTTAAAGGAGACAAAATCATCAACACCTTACGCGAACTTATCGGTGACCGGAATATCGAAGATTTACCTATTTCGTTTACAGCAGTTGCGACGGATCTTGAAGAAAGCAAGGAGGTGTGGTTATCCAGTGGGTCACTTTTTAGTGCCATCAGGGCATCGATTTCTTTTCCAACGATATTCTCTGCATTTCCATATAAGGGCAAAACCCTTGTTGACGGCGGCTTGTTAAATCCCATTCCAATTGCCCCCACTCTAAGAGATCAAACGGGTTTGACGATTGCAGTTGGTTTGTGTGGGAAACCCAGACATCTCCTGGATGCCCCTGTACCAACTCAGCATGCTGAAGGGAAGCAGAATAAGTATCAACAAAAAATTATTGATTTTATCGATGGACTCCAACGCAAGAATGGCAATAAAGAGCCCGATACCGGCATGTTTGATATCATTTCTAAAAGTTTGGATGCTATGCAATCAACTATTTCCAGCTTTAAACTGGCGGCTTATTCGCCCGATATTGTGATTGAAATACCCAAAAATGTCTGCACCATTTACGAGTTTGAGCGCGCTGAAGAATTGATAGAAATTGGTCGCCAGGAAGCGACTGCAAGGTTGAACGAGTTTGATGATTCGATTTAA
- a CDS encoding pitrilysin family protein produces MRYVFYLLVGFFLFGCSQNFLNSQVRPDQLSFPPLEFSFPEVTQQQLNNGMKLYLKEDHELPLVELTLLVEGGSIYDPQDKAGLSQFFATALSTGGSETLSPVELETELEEMAAVLTVSSSSYAYEVNLSLHRRDLERGIEILTDLLRRPGFDAERMELVRSQMLESIHRRNDDPGAIAGRILAEDVYQNHPFGAYPTAEAVAGFSREDLREIHSRFFQPQNFWFAVSGDVKQEKLLVLLEQQFGNWQSSEPFLREMPSIPPAPSGEISLIDKDIPQTTILMGHPGINKDNPDLYALQVANYILGGGGFNSRMMREVRSNRGLAYSVYSYFQVGRQLPELFIAGSETKSESTVEVVSLMQQLIRQIRDEPVTTVELDLAKKSLINSFVFAFSDSHSVVSRKVRLEYYDYPENYLEDYRRKIAAVTVADVQRVAQQYLHPDKLQIILVGDSKAYAESVRTLGLPVKKVDLTLE; encoded by the coding sequence ATGCGCTATGTATTTTATTTACTTGTCGGCTTTTTTCTTTTCGGGTGTAGCCAGAACTTTCTGAACTCACAGGTGCGTCCTGATCAACTCAGTTTTCCACCCCTTGAATTCAGCTTCCCGGAAGTAACACAGCAACAACTGAATAACGGGATGAAACTTTATTTGAAAGAGGATCACGAACTGCCTCTGGTAGAATTAACGTTGCTGGTTGAGGGTGGCAGTATTTACGACCCACAAGATAAGGCGGGTCTGTCCCAGTTTTTTGCTACGGCACTTTCAACTGGAGGAAGCGAGACCTTGTCTCCTGTGGAACTTGAAACGGAGCTTGAAGAAATGGCTGCAGTTTTAACCGTTTCCAGCTCTTCTTATGCTTATGAAGTTAATCTTTCCCTGCATCGCAGAGATCTGGAGCGTGGGATTGAGATTCTGACTGATTTGTTACGCCGACCTGGCTTTGATGCAGAACGGATGGAACTGGTTCGAAGTCAAATGCTGGAAAGTATTCATCGCAGGAATGATGATCCGGGCGCAATTGCTGGTCGCATTCTCGCTGAAGATGTTTATCAAAATCATCCCTTTGGTGCTTATCCAACAGCTGAAGCCGTTGCCGGTTTCAGCCGAGAGGATTTGCGGGAAATACATAGCCGTTTTTTCCAGCCCCAGAATTTCTGGTTTGCTGTTTCAGGCGATGTGAAACAAGAAAAATTGCTCGTTTTGCTCGAACAGCAGTTCGGGAACTGGCAATCGAGTGAACCTTTTCTTCGTGAAATGCCATCAATCCCACCAGCTCCCTCCGGGGAGATATCTTTGATTGACAAGGATATACCCCAGACGACGATTTTGATGGGGCACCCGGGAATTAATAAAGATAATCCGGACCTGTATGCATTGCAGGTTGCAAACTATATTTTAGGTGGCGGTGGCTTCAATTCAAGAATGATGCGCGAGGTTCGTTCCAATCGAGGTTTGGCCTATTCGGTCTATTCTTATTTTCAGGTCGGCCGCCAGCTTCCCGAACTGTTCATTGCCGGCAGTGAAACTAAAAGTGAGTCAACGGTTGAAGTTGTCAGTTTGATGCAACAGCTTATCAGGCAAATTCGGGATGAACCTGTGACCACCGTAGAGCTTGATTTGGCAAAAAAGAGTCTGATTAATTCCTTTGTTTTTGCTTTTTCCGACAGTCACTCTGTTGTCAGTCGCAAGGTGCGGCTTGAATACTATGATTACCCGGAGAACTATCTGGAAGATTACAGGCGGAAGATTGCAGCTGTGACTGTTGCTGATGTGCAAAGGGTCGCGCAACAGTATCTGCATCCGGATAAATTACAAATTATTCTGGTTGGTGACAGCAAGGCATATGCTGAATCGGTCAGAACTTTGGGATTGCCGGTTAAAAAAGTTGATTTGACGTTGGAGTAA